A window from uncultured Desulfobacter sp. encodes these proteins:
- the trpS gene encoding tryptophan--tRNA ligase: MKNADFLTGITTSGTPHLGNYVGAIRPAVESSKNPDLTSYYFLADYHSLIKNHDPKKRKTSTLEIAAAWIALGLDYDNCVFYRQSDIPEIPELTWILTCLTAKGLMNRAHAYKAAVQENEEQERKDPDQGVTMGLFSYPILMAADILMFNAAKVPVGKDQIQHLEMTRDIAARFNHTYKELFVQPEAVVDETAAVLSGLDGRKMSKSYNNFIPLFDTEKRLRKMIMKIQTNSLGPDESKDPDTCTLFSIYRAFATEQETKNLAQRYREGIAWGTMKQELFEYINEILKEPRLRYEELMANPKDIEDILKKGAVRAREYSVPFLAKVRKSVGIQSLS, encoded by the coding sequence ATGAAAAACGCAGATTTTTTGACCGGTATTACCACTTCGGGAACGCCTCACCTCGGCAATTATGTGGGGGCGATTCGTCCGGCTGTTGAATCCAGTAAAAATCCGGACCTGACCTCCTATTATTTTCTGGCAGATTACCACTCCTTGATCAAAAACCATGATCCCAAAAAACGGAAAACGTCTACCCTCGAAATTGCCGCCGCCTGGATTGCGTTAGGACTGGACTACGACAATTGTGTGTTTTACCGGCAGTCTGATATACCCGAAATTCCGGAACTGACCTGGATTTTAACCTGCCTGACCGCCAAGGGTTTGATGAACCGCGCCCATGCGTATAAGGCAGCGGTTCAGGAAAATGAGGAACAGGAAAGAAAAGATCCGGACCAGGGTGTCACCATGGGCCTGTTTTCCTATCCCATTCTCATGGCCGCCGACATTCTCATGTTCAATGCCGCCAAGGTGCCCGTGGGCAAGGATCAGATCCAGCACCTTGAAATGACGCGGGACATTGCCGCAAGATTCAACCATACCTACAAGGAGCTGTTTGTCCAGCCCGAGGCGGTTGTGGATGAAACAGCCGCTGTGCTCTCGGGCCTTGACGGGCGCAAGATGAGCAAAAGCTACAACAACTTTATTCCGCTGTTTGATACGGAAAAACGGCTGCGCAAAATGATCATGAAGATCCAAACCAACTCTTTAGGGCCCGATGAGTCCAAAGATCCCGATACCTGCACCTTGTTCTCAATCTACCGGGCCTTTGCCACCGAGCAGGAGACCAAAAATCTGGCACAACGGTACCGGGAGGGCATTGCTTGGGGAACCATGAAGCAGGAGCTGTTTGAATACATCAATGAAATATTAAAAGAACCCAGACTGCGCTACGAAGAGCTGATGGCCAATCCCAAAGACATTGAAGATATTTTGAAAAAAGGGGCCGTCCGGGCCAGGGAATATTCCGTGCCCTTCCTGGCTAAAGTCAGAAAGAGCGTTGGGATTCAATCACTATCTTAA
- a CDS encoding tetratricopeptide repeat protein, protein MKQHGINKFKIVSSWIKWTTAILIFPSIVFATQMTTSDSDYSSLDIDKLDVDTLVEESQDQLLLANLKKNLKLGNLDAVGQLSSMLIKMGKSTPDILASQGIFLASKGKKKEAYDILSKIKNEPLPPYALYADAMLLRLTKSYDKAVEICDKAILLDPSHPFPWNIKGRTYFETGEYPSAIKCFKEAVSIEPKFLPALTNLGAVFYVTENYSKASQYFNQAKTLNPQSAQALYGLGVSLSRLGLNDQAIIELENAVEIQPNHELALVELAGLYLKQKSYRKALKTGETLKKTGNTDAHRTLIEASLHLGNLKEAKTYLDEAPEELISAKYLYGVYFMLNHENSRAITSMQSVIEQSPDHYGAYLAQIVIRLYLGQSIDLENDFRLNWGDQLNKSVFFIRACTRIAQNDYSKAYSDLLTSIGLIQGISFEGISEKEFETNISNRESRHLCMGMYLFLNNYLDAALDEFDQALRLNLNSGLASFWSGQAALAQGERKAALDFFKKAIQVWPRFFSALYAAGELEIMSGNIKAAVEYYKRAAVVKKDPGVLVKLGLINERFQNFKSAEEHYQDLIDHHPALFIGYSQLAWLYARRGVKQDKALDLAKKADELQPGNSSIQDTLGWIYFQTKEYKTALKRLQEADKIGPDNPTILYHLAAIHHALKEDKLAIQYLEKALNLSKPFDEYNVAKNLMERLK, encoded by the coding sequence ATGAAGCAGCACGGAATAAACAAATTTAAGATCGTATCGTCTTGGATTAAATGGACAACGGCAATTCTTATTTTCCCTTCTATTGTGTTTGCAACGCAGATGACGACTTCGGACAGTGATTATTCGTCTTTGGATATTGATAAATTAGATGTTGATACGTTGGTAGAAGAATCTCAGGACCAATTGTTGCTTGCAAATCTGAAAAAAAATCTAAAATTAGGCAATCTGGATGCTGTGGGACAACTTTCCTCCATGCTAATAAAAATGGGGAAAAGCACCCCGGATATACTGGCATCCCAGGGCATTTTTCTTGCCAGTAAGGGAAAGAAAAAAGAAGCGTATGACATACTCAGCAAGATTAAAAATGAACCTTTACCCCCATATGCATTATATGCTGATGCCATGCTGCTTAGACTGACTAAGAGCTATGACAAAGCCGTTGAAATCTGTGATAAAGCGATTTTATTGGACCCCAGCCACCCCTTCCCCTGGAACATCAAGGGCAGAACTTATTTTGAAACGGGCGAATATCCAAGTGCCATAAAATGCTTTAAAGAGGCAGTCAGCATAGAACCTAAATTTCTGCCTGCTTTAACCAATCTGGGCGCTGTTTTTTATGTCACTGAAAACTATAGCAAAGCAAGCCAATATTTTAATCAGGCCAAAACGCTTAACCCCCAATCAGCTCAGGCCCTTTACGGACTTGGGGTTTCTCTTAGTAGACTTGGACTGAACGATCAGGCAATAATAGAGCTTGAAAATGCAGTTGAAATTCAACCCAATCATGAATTGGCTTTAGTTGAACTCGCAGGGCTTTATTTGAAACAAAAATCTTACCGAAAAGCGTTGAAAACAGGGGAAACTTTAAAAAAAACAGGAAATACCGATGCGCATAGGACCCTCATCGAGGCATCCCTGCACCTTGGAAATTTGAAAGAAGCCAAAACATATTTGGATGAGGCACCGGAGGAACTGATTTCGGCCAAGTATTTATACGGTGTATACTTTATGCTGAATCATGAAAACAGCCGGGCAATCACGTCTATGCAATCGGTTATTGAACAATCGCCTGACCACTATGGCGCATATTTAGCCCAAATCGTCATCAGATTGTACCTTGGTCAAAGTATTGACCTGGAAAATGATTTCAGACTGAATTGGGGGGACCAATTAAATAAGTCCGTATTTTTTATTCGGGCATGCACCCGGATTGCACAAAATGATTACAGTAAAGCGTATTCAGACCTCCTGACATCTATTGGGCTAATTCAGGGCATTTCGTTTGAAGGCATTTCAGAAAAAGAGTTTGAAACCAATATTTCAAACCGGGAAAGTCGACATTTGTGCATGGGAATGTATCTTTTTTTAAACAATTATCTTGATGCTGCTTTAGATGAATTTGACCAGGCATTGAGGTTAAACCTCAACTCTGGTTTAGCTAGTTTCTGGTCCGGCCAGGCGGCATTGGCGCAGGGGGAAAGGAAGGCGGCATTGGATTTTTTTAAAAAAGCGATCCAGGTTTGGCCTCGTTTTTTTTCGGCACTTTATGCCGCAGGGGAGCTTGAAATTATGTCCGGAAATATTAAAGCGGCTGTAGAATATTACAAAAGAGCAGCTGTAGTGAAAAAAGATCCGGGCGTCCTGGTAAAATTAGGGTTGATCAACGAAAGATTTCAAAATTTTAAAAGTGCAGAAGAACATTACCAGGACTTAATCGATCACCACCCGGCTCTTTTCATTGGGTATAGCCAATTGGCCTGGCTTTATGCAAGACGAGGCGTTAAACAGGACAAAGCCCTGGATCTGGCAAAGAAAGCGGATGAACTTCAACCGGGAAATTCAAGCATACAGGATACACTTGGCTGGATTTATTTTCAAACAAAAGAATACAAAACCGCACTAAAACGATTACAGGAAGCCGATAAAATTGGACCGGACAATCCAACTATTCTCTATCATCTTGCGGCCATTCATCATGCACTCAAAGAGGATAAATTAGCCATACAATATTTGGAAAAAGCGTTGAATCTCTCCAAGCCGTTTGATGAATATAACGTGGCTAAAAATTTAATGGAACGTTTAAAGTAA
- a CDS encoding response regulator translates to MLTARNGRQAVDIVAETRPDFIFMDLQMPVMDGFEAICTIRKTDKNLPIIALSAAALSEEVDRAIHFGADAHISKPVDPKELYRALCRYLNVEARPLPEPSGPQTFEPETRPDCISEATQVGGQASGLPRHFDLPKVMEAVGNDTAFFIRIADMFFQNRVDHMEAIQNAIGAENGPALTKAAHALKGALSNFRALGAQQQANELELTAKTGDLSQLKPLFSKLEKEVALFESELKITIEKINHENFNSGR, encoded by the coding sequence GTGCTCACCGCAAGAAACGGACGCCAGGCTGTGGATATAGTGGCTGAAACACGGCCTGATTTTATATTCATGGATCTTCAGATGCCGGTCATGGATGGATTTGAGGCGATTTGTACCATCCGTAAAACAGATAAAAATCTGCCGATTATAGCACTTTCCGCCGCTGCCTTATCCGAGGAAGTGGACAGGGCAATACATTTTGGTGCCGATGCCCATATTTCAAAGCCGGTCGACCCCAAGGAACTTTATAGGGCCCTTTGCCGGTATTTGAATGTAGAGGCAAGACCCTTACCCGAACCGTCCGGGCCACAAACTTTTGAACCTGAAACCCGCCCGGATTGCATATCCGAAGCAACGCAGGTGGGTGGACAAGCGTCTGGCCTGCCCCGGCATTTTGATCTGCCCAAAGTCATGGAGGCGGTGGGCAATGATACAGCGTTTTTCATCCGGATCGCTGACATGTTCTTCCAGAACCGGGTTGATCATATGGAGGCCATCCAAAACGCAATTGGGGCTGAAAACGGCCCGGCACTGACAAAGGCGGCACATGCGCTGAAAGGCGCCTTGAGTAATTTTCGCGCACTTGGGGCTCAGCAACAGGCAAATGAATTGGAACTTACGGCAAAAACAGGTGACCTTAGCCAGCTCAAACCACTTTTTTCAAAATTGGAAAAAGAAGTCGCCCTGTTCGAATCTGAACTTAAAATAACCATAGAAAAGATAAACCATGAAAATTTTAATAGCGGAAGATGA
- a CDS encoding VWA domain-containing protein produces MLKRKLLLTLVFAFAAFSFAGTAMAATSVSWLTPADGSTYTTGTVLGASQVDGAITGIAGADGTIGGAGLDLALVIDESGSMGGSGITYARQAAIALVNSLPADTTSVAVIGFDSYSHTYRQLTALNPDKQTVINAINSIGTGGGTNIGAGVSAGASALVNGHTTGRAMMQVVLSDGVGTYYNEAATAYNSDGIITHTVGIPGHNAAQMAQVATDGHGIYTNVSDLTQLEGLFNGTGGNLVGVDHVDIQLADGTWIYNISIDGLGNFTLPDQVIALGANTFTAYVTGTDGTTSSAILTLNGTDGGGAQAPEPTTMLLFGLGLLGFTGVTRRKK; encoded by the coding sequence ATGTTAAAAAGAAAATTGTTATTAACCCTTGTATTCGCTTTTGCTGCCTTTTCTTTTGCAGGAACAGCAATGGCCGCCACATCTGTTAGTTGGTTAACCCCTGCTGATGGCAGCACTTATACCACCGGAACAGTCCTTGGGGCGTCTCAGGTAGATGGGGCGATTACAGGTATAGCCGGTGCTGATGGAACCATTGGCGGCGCGGGACTTGACCTGGCATTGGTCATTGATGAATCAGGCAGTATGGGTGGAAGCGGAATTACTTACGCAAGACAAGCGGCAATTGCTCTGGTAAATTCCTTGCCGGCAGATACGACATCGGTTGCTGTTATCGGATTTGATTCATACAGCCATACATATCGACAGCTTACGGCTCTCAATCCCGATAAACAGACTGTTATTAATGCAATAAACAGCATAGGAACAGGAGGTGGAACCAATATAGGCGCTGGGGTTTCAGCTGGTGCTAGTGCTTTGGTAAACGGACATACAACGGGTCGGGCAATGATGCAGGTCGTATTATCCGATGGGGTCGGAACGTATTACAATGAGGCAGCCACTGCATACAATTCCGATGGCATAATAACTCACACTGTTGGTATCCCTGGTCACAACGCCGCTCAAATGGCTCAAGTTGCAACAGATGGACATGGGATATACACCAATGTTAGTGATCTCACCCAATTGGAGGGTCTTTTCAATGGGACAGGTGGCAACCTTGTCGGTGTTGATCATGTAGACATTCAGTTGGCTGATGGAACATGGATTTATAATATCAGCATTGACGGTCTGGGAAATTTTACTCTGCCAGACCAGGTAATTGCACTGGGTGCAAATACTTTTACAGCCTACGTAACAGGAACAGACGGGACAACATCCTCTGCAATCCTGACACTCAACGGAACTGATGGCGGCGGCGCCCAGGCGCCTGAACCTACAACAATGCTTCTTTTTGGGCTTGGTCTTCTTGGTTTTACCGGTGTGACAAGAAGAAAAAAATAA
- a CDS encoding diguanylate cyclase: MKILIAEDDPIFRAILENNLKKWGYQVVSTSDGGQAWDIISKPGCPNIVISDWMMPEIDGPQLCRKVRAHEAPRYVYFIILTAKGEQQDILRGLEAGVDDYLTKPIDYSELKYRIRIGERIIALEEKVLELARKDSLTGTLNRRSFNEKLDEALERAARNSPPLSLIMTDIDHFKQVNDRYGHMVGDQVLKQFVSQMKQVIRPYDFIGRCGGEEFILCLPDCSINQGRDIAERMRSKIETTPIHISTGGSPIHITASFGISSFSSADEKNAELLIKKADDALYEAKRDCRNCVRMAQT; this comes from the coding sequence ATGAAAATTTTAATAGCGGAAGATGATCCCATATTTAGAGCCATTCTTGAAAACAACCTTAAAAAATGGGGATATCAGGTTGTATCCACCTCCGACGGGGGACAGGCCTGGGATATCATCAGCAAACCGGGTTGTCCAAACATCGTCATTTCCGATTGGATGATGCCTGAAATAGACGGCCCGCAACTGTGCCGAAAAGTACGTGCCCATGAGGCACCAAGATACGTCTATTTTATTATCCTCACCGCCAAGGGTGAACAACAGGATATCCTCCGGGGCCTTGAAGCCGGCGTCGACGATTATTTAACCAAACCCATTGATTATTCTGAACTCAAATACCGCATCCGCATCGGCGAGCGAATCATCGCACTGGAAGAAAAAGTGCTTGAGCTTGCCCGCAAGGATTCTTTGACAGGAACCTTGAACCGCAGGTCCTTCAATGAGAAACTGGACGAAGCGCTTGAACGGGCCGCGCGCAATAGCCCGCCGTTATCCCTGATCATGACCGACATAGACCATTTCAAGCAGGTGAATGACCGGTACGGCCACATGGTCGGTGACCAGGTTCTCAAGCAGTTTGTCTCCCAGATGAAACAGGTCATACGACCCTATGACTTTATCGGCCGGTGTGGTGGAGAGGAGTTTATCCTATGCCTGCCGGACTGTTCGATCAATCAAGGCAGGGACATTGCAGAGCGCATGAGAAGCAAAATTGAGACAACACCCATACACATATCAACAGGCGGATCGCCCATCCATATTACCGCAAGTTTTGGTATTTCATCATTTTCCTCTGCCGACGAAAAAAATGCGGAACTGCTCATTAAAAAGGCTGACGATGCCTTGTATGAGGCAAAAAGAGACTGCAGAAACTGTGTGCGCATGGCGCAGACATAA